The following proteins are encoded in a genomic region of Palaemon carinicauda isolate YSFRI2023 chromosome 19, ASM3689809v2, whole genome shotgun sequence:
- the LOC137659037 gene encoding uncharacterized protein, whose translation MRDGGEAQLATDVPLEVDSDPEDEDAPDDDALDDRRTDIDNPNHEEDLGGGLSYPNNIVHALQVLKERDLKKRMRTILRKLVTLNGGKPRIPEARQEYINISSYVPTPAQEQILKMGLNCHFITRPRPTDKRREMELLIDSILNLQERGALQKTDAIQPLLLAEALTDRGRYRSGIVSKEMRAAAKELKRVAGVTVHRADKTAAFVLINTQEYHEKLDAILANLTKFERLTSNPGEDIKREANRTIEAINAATNAVHLPIISGDFGPGYLYGNVKTHKQGNPLRPIISQCPTPTYQLAKRLYAILTQYVPDCYCVASSAEFLQRIKDARGEGVIASMDVESLFTNVPVDETIDLIADRVYKDETTPDLNIPEQALLTLFAICTERAPFTTHRRHMYLQRMARRWARPWAYSLPTFTWE comes from the coding sequence AtgagggatggaggagaagctCAGCTTgctactgacgtccccctcgaggttgatagcgaccccgaggacgaggacgcccctgatgacgacgccCTTGATGATCGACGCACTGATATAgacaaccccaaccatgaagaAGACCTTGGGggtggcctgagctaccccaacaacatcgtccatgccctacaagtccttaaggagagggacttaaagaagaggatgaggaccatcttgaggaagctggtcacccttaatggcggGAAGCCGCGGATCCCAGAGGCCCGCCAGGAATATATcaacatctccagctacgtccctacgccagcacaggagcagatcctcaagatgggcctcaactgtcaCTTCATCACCCGACCTAGACCAACCGACAAGCGCCGGGAGATGGAATTACTTATAGATtccatcctcaacctccaagaacgtggtgccctccagAAGACTGATGCCATTCAGCCGCTcctgctcgccgaggcccttactgataggggcaggtacagaagcggcatcgtttctaaggagatgagagctgctgctaaagagcttAAACGAGTTGCTGGTGTCACCGTCCATCGGGCTGACAAGACAGCTGCTTTTGTGCTCATCAATACCCAAGAGTACCACGAGAaattggacgccatcctcgccaacctgaccaaattcgagcgcctcacgagcaaccctggggaagacatcaagagggaggcaaatcgtaccatcgaggccattaacgctgcaactaacgccgtacacctgccCATAATTTCGGGGGATTTTGGACCTGGTTATCTCTACGGCAATGTAAAGACCCataaacaaggcaacccacttcgaccaatcatcagccaatgccctacgcctacataccagctggccaagaggcTGTACGCAATTCTGACGCAATATGTCCCCGACTgctactgtgtggcctcctctgccgaattcctacaGAGGATCAAGGACGCCCGCggagagggggtcatagcatcgatggacgtcgagtctttgttcactaatgtccctgttgacgaaaccatcgacctaatcgccgatagagtctacaaGGACGAGACAACACCGGATTTGAACATCCCTGAGCAAGCCCTCCTGACCCTCTTTGCCATCTGCACTGAGAGGGCCCCCTTTACGACTCACCGTAGGCACATGTACCTACAGAGGATGGCgaggcgatgggctcgcccttgggcctactctttgccaacttttacatgggagtag
- the LOC137659038 gene encoding uncharacterized protein, with translation MHTHSYKNLSLSFRSSNYYWKFLVANVTLPILSVDFLLHFHVLIDVAHRWLVNADSYLSTPLQSGPSDLTLYIRATTDAFAHLLSSYPEVLCPELRHTPMVPTKHGIYHHIKMMGTPVFTRFWRLSPDRLEATKRTFAEMEEMCLCQTASSPWWSPLDIDLKRDGCLRLCGDYKCLNMQTEMDHYHLPNIAYLHKAKVFSTLDPLKE, from the coding sequence ATGCACACCCACAGTTACAAAAACCTCTCATTATCATTTAGAAGCTCCAATTATTATTGGAAGTTTCtagttgctaacgtcacattgccaatcctcagtgtggatttcctcctACATTTCCACGTCCTGATTGATGTTGCTCACCGatggttagtcaacgcagactcttacttgtcgacccCTCTTCAATCTGGCCCCTCTGACCTCACTCTCTACATCAGAGCAACTACGGATGCcttcgcccacctcctctcatcgTATCCAGAAGTTTTATGTCCTGAACTTCGCCATACGCCCATGGTTCCCactaaacatggtatttatcaccatatcaagatgatggggaccccagtgttcaccagattctgGCGTCTGTCACCAGATCGTTTGGAAGCCACTAAACGaacatttgctgaaatggaagagatGTGCCTTTGCCAAACGGCGTCAAGCCCATGGTGGTCACCTTTAGACATCGACCTGAAGAGAGATGGATGTctgcgtctgtgtggggattacaagtgtctaaacatgcagacagaaatggatcactaccacctcccaaacattgcttacctgcacaaagcaaaggttttctccacgctcgatccCCTAAAGGAAtaa